The DNA window CCGCTCTCCTGCAATCTCTAATCTCCCGTTTATAGTTTATCCTTGCTTACTTCATCTTGTTACCCAACTTGTGGGTAAGGATTAGACCCCCGCCAGCGGGGGACAACGGCCAATCAATCACTTGAATGGCGACAGAGCACTAGTATAAAGGTTAAAATAGTGTATAGGATTCTGCAAAATAGGATTTGAGGGAGATAACTGAGAATTAGACCTGAAATTAAATCAAAAATCAAATTTATCTTGCTTCCAATTATAGCACAAGAAATTACTTAACTACAACTACTGGACAGGGGGTATGACCAATGACCTCTTCAGTTACACTGCCCATAAGGACTCTTTTGAGTCCTGTCCTGCCGTGACTACCCATAAAAATAACATCCACTTTTTCATTTTTTGCTAATTCTGTGATGACTTTATACGCCTCACCTTCTCTGACAAAGGTTACTACCTTAATGCCATCTGCTTCTGCCTTTTCCTTCACTTCATCAACAAAACCTTTGGCTTGTTGAATGAGGGTTTCTGCCACCTCTGGAGCTTCGCCATAAAATTCAGTCGGAACATCCACCACAGATACGACCTTCAATTCCCTATGGTATGATTTTGTAAAAGATATAGCCCTTTCTGTCGCTCCCTGACTACATTTGGAGCCATCAGTAGCAAGAAGGACATTTTCCCATCCTATGACAGTATCTCCTGGAATTACCAGCACATCCTTCTGAGTGTGACCTATAATACGGGCAGTAACACTGCCAACCAATATTCGCTCCAGTCGCCGTAGTCCCCTTCTTCCTACAACTATCAAATCGTAGTTTTCACTTTTGGCTAAATCAACAACCCGTTCATATATCTCACCTTCTTCGCAAATAGTCTTAATTGATACCCCTTCGGTTTTTGCTAATTCATCAGCTTGAGATAAGGCATCCTGATATGGTTTTTTCATAGAGCCCATAATATCTCCCACACTAACTAAATCAAGATCGCCTGTATATGGTGGGACAACAGAAACAACCGTTATCTCACACCCTCCCTTCTGAACGAACTTGAATGATTCTTTTAGAGCATGCAAACTTGTTTCTGAACCATCAATTGCCACCAGTATTTTTTTATATCTTAACATCTTCGTTAACCTCCTTCTTCAATTCGCCATCCACAAATTTCCTGCATTTATTATATGCTTTCTTTCTTAAAAAGTCAAGGGGAAATTAATAGGAGGCAGATTTTCGCAGATTATCAGATAAGAATTAAAATAAAAATCCTGCGAAAAATCTGGTCCCAGTAATTTTCCCTTGACAAATACCTCTGAGAATGCTAAACTATTTTCGTTTTAAATCAAACTATT is part of the bacterium genome and encodes:
- a CDS encoding universal stress protein, with translation MLRYKKILVAIDGSETSLHALKESFKFVQKGGCEITVVSVVPPYTGDLDLVSVGDIMGSMKKPYQDALSQADELAKTEGVSIKTICEEGEIYERVVDLAKSENYDLIVVGRRGLRRLERILVGSVTARIIGHTQKDVLVIPGDTVIGWENVLLATDGSKCSQGATERAISFTKSYHRELKVVSVVDVPTEFYGEAPEVAETLIQQAKGFVDEVKEKAEADGIKVVTFVREGEAYKVITELAKNEKVDVIFMGSHGRTGLKRVLMGSVTEEVIGHTPCPVVVVK